A single region of the Marinobacter nanhaiticus D15-8W genome encodes:
- the mobA gene encoding molybdenum cofactor guanylyltransferase MobA: MADSTFRDTCCGLILAGGRARRLGGVEKGLEPWQGHPLVAFVREALESNCTTIIVSANRRLDDYRQWADAVVRDDERFEDAGPLAGLLAGMRQARTLGLQGMLVMPCDTPGVTAAVMEQVATAAAVDADRIVLARVEHRAHPLHGYYPVKLADDLESYLEGGERKVMGFAERHEPLFLDLPVSADIFRNLNSPEDWSSTGL, translated from the coding sequence ATGGCTGATTCGACTTTTCGCGACACCTGTTGCGGTCTTATTCTTGCTGGTGGTCGAGCTCGGCGTTTAGGTGGCGTCGAAAAGGGGCTTGAGCCTTGGCAGGGGCACCCCCTGGTGGCCTTTGTCCGCGAAGCACTCGAGTCAAACTGCACGACAATTATCGTGAGCGCCAATCGTCGTCTGGATGACTATCGCCAGTGGGCGGATGCGGTGGTGCGCGATGATGAGCGCTTCGAGGACGCTGGGCCGCTTGCCGGTCTTCTTGCGGGCATGCGGCAAGCCCGGACGCTTGGTTTGCAGGGTATGCTGGTTATGCCCTGCGACACGCCGGGTGTGACGGCGGCTGTGATGGAACAGGTTGCTACTGCTGCTGCAGTCGACGCGGATCGTATCGTGCTGGCCCGGGTGGAACATCGGGCGCATCCGTTGCACGGCTACTACCCCGTGAAGCTCGCCGACGATCTGGAGAGCTATCTGGAGGGGGGCGAGCGTAAGGTGATGGGCTTCGCCGAACGCCATGAGCCGCTTTTTCTCGACCTGCCCGTTTCTGCCGATATCTTCCGCAATCTGAATAGCCCAGAAGACTGGTCGTCGACGGGCCTCTAG
- the moaB gene encoding molybdenum cofactor biosynthesis protein B, with amino-acid sequence MANFDTFKPLNIAILTVSDSRGPEEDTSGQYLTDQANAAGHRVIARRLLPDDVYLIRALIAHWIADSRIQVVLITGGTGFHERDSTPEAVRPLFDKTIDGFGEEFRRLSAADIGSSTIQSRAFGGLSNHTVIFCLPGSTGACTLGWEKILREQLDSRHKPCNFSALVNRKPESPLHRLDEPLDTGARHGTD; translated from the coding sequence ATGGCCAACTTCGATACCTTCAAACCGTTGAACATTGCCATCCTCACCGTATCCGATAGCCGCGGACCGGAAGAGGACACCTCCGGCCAGTACCTGACCGACCAGGCCAATGCTGCCGGCCATCGCGTCATCGCCCGTCGCCTGTTGCCGGACGACGTCTACCTGATCCGCGCCCTGATCGCCCACTGGATTGCCGACAGCCGCATCCAGGTGGTGCTGATCACCGGCGGCACCGGCTTCCACGAACGGGACAGCACGCCAGAGGCGGTCCGCCCGCTGTTCGACAAGACCATCGACGGCTTCGGCGAAGAATTCAGACGGCTGTCGGCAGCGGATATCGGTTCGTCCACAATCCAGTCCCGGGCTTTCGGCGGCTTATCCAACCACACCGTGATTTTCTGCCTGCCCGGCTCCACCGGTGCCTGCACTCTCGGCTGGGAGAAGATACTGCGCGAGCAGCTGGATAGCCGCCATAAGCCCTGCAATTTCTCCGCGCTGGTTAACCGAAAGCCGGAAAGCCCGCTGCACCGCCTGGATGAACCGCTGGATACAGGAGCCCGCCATGGGACCGACTGA
- the rho gene encoding transcription termination factor Rho, with amino-acid sequence MNLTELKQKPVPELLDIAQEMGLDNLARSRKQDVIFSILKKHAKSGEDIYGDGVLEILQDGFGFLRSADASYLAGPDDIYVSPSQIRRFNLRTGDTIAGKIRPPKDGERYFALLKVNEINFDKPDNARNKILFENLTPLFPDERLTLEAGNGSTEDLSSRVLDLVAPIGKGQRGLIVSPPKAGKTLLMQNIAQSITRNNPECHVMVLLIDERPEEVTEMQRTVRGEVIASTFDEPPARHVQVAEMVIEKAKRLVEHKKDVVILLDSITRLARAYNTVIPSSGKVLTGGVDAHALEKPKRFFGAARNVEEGGSLTILATALVDTGSKMDEVIYEEFKGTGNMEVHLDRRIAEKRIYPAMNIRRSGTRREDLLMAEADIQRVWILRKLLHSMDDDSAALEFLLDKLRDTKTNDEFFLSMKKR; translated from the coding sequence ATGAACCTTACTGAACTCAAGCAGAAACCCGTTCCCGAGCTGCTGGATATTGCCCAGGAAATGGGGCTCGACAATCTCGCGCGTTCCCGCAAGCAGGACGTGATCTTCTCGATCCTGAAAAAGCATGCGAAGAGCGGTGAAGACATCTACGGCGACGGCGTGCTGGAGATCCTCCAGGACGGCTTTGGTTTCCTTCGTTCGGCGGACGCCTCCTACCTGGCGGGTCCGGACGATATCTACGTGTCGCCTAGCCAGATCCGGCGTTTCAACCTGCGTACCGGTGATACTATCGCGGGCAAGATTCGTCCGCCGAAGGACGGCGAGCGTTACTTCGCGCTGCTCAAGGTCAACGAGATCAACTTTGACAAGCCGGATAACGCCCGCAACAAGATTCTGTTTGAGAACCTTACGCCGCTGTTTCCGGACGAGCGTCTGACGCTCGAAGCGGGTAACGGCAGCACCGAGGATCTGTCCTCGAGGGTCCTGGATCTTGTCGCCCCGATCGGTAAGGGCCAGCGCGGCCTGATCGTCTCCCCGCCGAAAGCCGGTAAGACGCTGCTGATGCAGAACATTGCCCAGTCCATCACCCGCAACAATCCCGAATGTCATGTGATGGTGCTGCTGATCGACGAGCGGCCGGAAGAGGTCACCGAAATGCAGCGTACAGTGCGCGGCGAGGTGATAGCGTCTACCTTCGACGAGCCGCCGGCCCGCCATGTGCAGGTTGCGGAGATGGTGATCGAGAAGGCCAAGCGCCTGGTCGAACACAAGAAGGATGTGGTGATCCTGCTGGACTCCATCACCCGTCTGGCCCGTGCCTACAACACCGTGATCCCGTCCTCGGGCAAGGTGCTGACCGGCGGTGTCGACGCCCATGCCCTGGAGAAGCCCAAGCGTTTCTTCGGTGCAGCGCGTAACGTCGAGGAAGGCGGCAGCCTGACTATCCTCGCCACCGCCCTGGTCGATACCGGTTCCAAGATGGACGAGGTTATCTACGAAGAGTTCAAGGGCACCGGCAACATGGAGGTCCACCTGGACCGCCGCATTGCCGAGAAGCGCATCTATCCGGCCATGAACATCCGTCGCTCCGGCACCCGTCGCGAGGACCTGCTGATGGCCGAGGCGGATATCCAGCGCGTCTGGATCCTGCGCAAGCTGCTGCACTCCATGGACGACGATTCCGCGGCATTGGAGTTCCTGCTGGACAAGCTGCGCGACACCAAGACCAACGACGAGTTCTTCCTGTCCATGAAGAAGCGCTGA
- a CDS encoding heme biosynthesis HemY N-terminal domain-containing protein → MRRLFLLLLVALLIGAGLSLGLQYDSGYIRISLGNYLIETNFWIGVLLILVVTLALQVVLAMARRLRSGTGIVSGWLNQSAERRARRRTTRGLLSLAEGNWPRARKLLEASADKADTPLINYLAAAQCAFECGDHDAVDDLLRKAFESTPGSDLAVGITQAQLQIAGNRMEQALATLIRLRKQAPHHPFVLKLLRTVYERLEDWRELSALIPELRKRELVDKDELQRLERITWHNLLERAAEDIRRQDGERRDLTPLIKLWDELPGSMRRDEFTIREYARHLSLLGDEHQAETLLRKVLRNHWSDELVNLYGRIGGEKPDEQLLVAERWLQDRPNNPELLLALGRLSLRNELWGKAREYFETSLRLKRSRETVAELARLNAHMGQQEQSNQMLLQSVLKDSGLPNLPMPKA, encoded by the coding sequence ATGAGACGCCTTTTCCTCCTCCTACTTGTCGCACTGCTGATTGGCGCGGGCCTGAGCCTCGGCCTCCAGTACGACAGCGGGTACATCCGCATCAGCCTGGGCAATTACCTGATCGAGACCAATTTCTGGATTGGGGTATTGCTGATTCTGGTGGTCACCCTGGCACTGCAAGTGGTGTTGGCCATGGCCCGTCGCCTGCGCAGCGGGACGGGCATCGTCAGTGGCTGGCTCAACCAGAGCGCCGAGCGCAGGGCTCGCCGGCGCACCACCCGCGGCCTGCTCTCCCTCGCGGAAGGCAACTGGCCGCGTGCCCGCAAACTGCTGGAAGCCTCGGCGGACAAAGCCGACACGCCATTGATCAACTACCTGGCAGCCGCCCAATGCGCTTTCGAATGCGGCGACCACGATGCGGTCGACGACCTGCTGCGCAAGGCCTTCGAAAGTACGCCCGGCTCGGATCTGGCAGTGGGCATCACCCAGGCCCAGTTGCAGATCGCCGGCAACCGGATGGAACAGGCGCTGGCGACACTGATACGTCTGCGCAAGCAGGCACCCCATCATCCGTTCGTACTCAAGCTGCTGCGCACCGTCTACGAACGTCTGGAAGACTGGCGCGAATTGTCGGCGCTGATTCCGGAACTCCGCAAGCGGGAACTGGTGGACAAGGATGAATTGCAACGACTGGAACGTATAACCTGGCACAACCTGCTGGAGCGGGCTGCAGAGGATATCCGGCGCCAGGATGGCGAAAGACGCGACCTGACACCCCTGATCAAGCTGTGGGACGAGCTGCCCGGCTCCATGCGCCGGGACGAGTTCACCATCCGTGAGTATGCCCGCCACCTGTCCCTGCTGGGAGACGAACATCAGGCGGAAACCCTGCTGCGCAAGGTGCTCCGCAATCACTGGAGTGACGAACTGGTTAATCTCTACGGCCGGATAGGTGGGGAGAAGCCGGACGAGCAACTGCTGGTGGCGGAACGCTGGCTGCAGGACCGCCCCAACAACCCTGAACTCCTCCTCGCCCTGGGCCGACTGAGCCTGCGTAATGAGCTATGGGGCAAGGCGCGGGAATACTTCGAAACCAGTCTGCGACTGAAGCGCAGCCGCGAGACTGTTGCCGAGCTGGCGCGCCTGAATGCGCACATGGGGCAGCAGGAGCAGAGTAACCAGATGCTGTTGCAGAGCGTACTCAAGGATAGCGGGTTGCCGAACTTGCCGATGCCGAAGGCGTGA
- the trxA gene encoding thioredoxin TrxA: protein MSGNIVNVTDSSFEQDVLKADTPVLVDYWAEWCGPCKMIAPVLEEIAEEYEGKLKVCKLNIDENEQTPPKFNIRGIPTLMLFKNGNVDATKVGALSKSQLAAFLDSNL, encoded by the coding sequence ATGAGCGGAAATATCGTAAACGTTACCGATTCATCCTTTGAGCAGGACGTGCTGAAGGCCGATACCCCGGTTCTGGTTGACTACTGGGCCGAGTGGTGTGGGCCGTGCAAGATGATTGCTCCGGTATTGGAAGAAATCGCCGAGGAGTACGAAGGCAAGCTGAAGGTCTGCAAGCTTAACATCGACGAGAACGAGCAGACGCCACCCAAGTTCAATATCCGTGGTATTCCCACGCTGATGCTGTTCAAGAACGGCAACGTGGATGCGACCAAGGTGGGTGCACTGTCCAAGTCCCAGCTGGCGGCTTTCCTCGATAGCAATCTCTGA
- the ubiD gene encoding 4-hydroxy-3-polyprenylbenzoate decarboxylase → MKYDDLRDFIDQLEKLGELKRIKTEIDPHLEMTEICDRTLRAGGPALLFENPKGYDMPVLGNLFGTPKRVSLGMGQDDVESLREVGKLLAFLKEPDPPKGFKDAWEKLPIFRQVMQMGPKVRRSAPCQDVVIGKDDVDLYKLPIQHCWPGDAGPLVTWPLVITRGPHKERQNLGIYRQQLIGRNRLIMRWLSHRGGALDFHEWQKVHPGEPYPVAVALGADPATILGAVTPVPDSLSEYAFAGLLRGSRTELVQAQLSDLQVPASAEIVLEGFIYPDDTAPEGPFGDHTGYYNEVETFPVFTVERITHRKNPIYHSTYTGRPPDEPAILGLALNEVFVPILQKQFPEIVDFYLPPEGCSYRMAVVTMRKQYAGHAKRVMMGVWSFLRQFMYTKFVIVTDDDVNARDWKDVVWAITTRMDPARDTTLVENTPIDYLDFASPVAGLGSKMGLDATTKWPGETDREWGTPITMDPAVKQRVDEIWSSLGIDERT, encoded by the coding sequence ATGAAATACGACGACCTGCGTGACTTCATCGATCAGCTTGAAAAGCTGGGCGAACTCAAGCGCATCAAGACCGAGATTGACCCCCACCTTGAAATGACCGAGATCTGCGACCGGACCCTGCGTGCGGGCGGCCCGGCGTTGCTGTTCGAGAACCCCAAGGGTTACGACATGCCGGTGCTCGGCAACCTGTTCGGTACCCCGAAGCGTGTTTCTTTGGGCATGGGGCAGGACGATGTGGAAAGCCTGCGGGAAGTTGGCAAGTTGCTGGCTTTCCTGAAAGAGCCGGATCCGCCCAAGGGCTTCAAGGACGCCTGGGAAAAGCTGCCGATCTTCCGCCAGGTTATGCAGATGGGACCCAAGGTCCGGCGCTCGGCGCCGTGCCAGGATGTGGTCATCGGGAAAGACGATGTGGATCTCTACAAGCTGCCGATCCAGCATTGCTGGCCGGGCGATGCGGGTCCGTTGGTAACCTGGCCCCTGGTGATCACCCGCGGGCCCCACAAGGAACGCCAGAACCTGGGCATCTACCGGCAGCAACTGATCGGCCGTAATCGGTTGATCATGCGCTGGCTCAGTCATCGCGGCGGGGCGTTGGATTTCCATGAATGGCAAAAGGTCCACCCCGGGGAACCCTATCCGGTAGCGGTGGCCTTGGGCGCGGACCCGGCGACCATCCTGGGCGCCGTGACGCCGGTGCCCGATTCATTGTCGGAGTACGCCTTCGCCGGGTTGCTGCGGGGCAGCCGGACCGAGCTGGTCCAGGCACAACTGTCCGACTTGCAGGTGCCGGCCAGCGCCGAAATCGTGCTGGAAGGCTTTATCTATCCGGACGATACCGCGCCGGAAGGGCCCTTCGGCGACCATACCGGTTATTACAACGAGGTGGAGACCTTCCCGGTTTTCACTGTCGAGCGCATCACCCATCGCAAGAACCCGATCTACCACAGCACCTATACCGGGCGTCCCCCGGACGAGCCGGCTATTCTCGGCCTTGCGCTGAACGAGGTGTTCGTGCCGATCCTGCAGAAGCAGTTTCCCGAGATCGTGGATTTCTACCTTCCCCCCGAGGGGTGCTCCTATCGCATGGCAGTGGTGACCATGCGCAAGCAGTATGCCGGCCATGCCAAACGTGTGATGATGGGCGTATGGTCTTTCCTGCGGCAGTTCATGTACACCAAGTTCGTGATCGTGACCGATGACGATGTGAATGCCCGGGACTGGAAGGACGTTGTCTGGGCCATTACCACAAGGATGGACCCGGCACGTGACACCACGCTGGTGGAGAATACGCCCATCGATTACCTGGATTTTGCCTCACCGGTGGCCGGTCTGGGGTCGAAAATGGGCTTGGACGCCACCACTAAATGGCCAGGGGAGACTGATCGGGAATGGGGGACGCCCATTACCATGGATCCTGCCGTCAAACAGCGGGTCGACGAGATCTGGTCGAGTCTGGGTATCGATGAGCGCACCTAG
- the moaD gene encoding molybdopterin converting factor subunit 1 has translation MSASPQAEPTITVKFFASLRERLGTDELTAPLSAGATVADLIGTLAEQGTPWDSLKGDRPLLVAVNQAMVKPSHPLKPGDEVALFPPVTGG, from the coding sequence ATGAGCGCTTCACCACAAGCCGAGCCGACGATCACCGTCAAGTTCTTCGCCAGCCTGCGCGAGCGTCTGGGTACGGACGAACTCACGGCCCCACTATCCGCGGGAGCCACTGTCGCGGACCTGATCGGCACGCTCGCCGAACAGGGGACGCCCTGGGACAGCCTCAAGGGCGATCGCCCGTTACTGGTCGCGGTAAACCAGGCCATGGTCAAGCCATCTCATCCGCTCAAGCCGGGCGACGAAGTAGCGCTGTTTCCACCGGTCACCGGAGGCTAA
- the ppx gene encoding exopolyphosphatase yields MTARNPATEPELLAAIDMGSNSFHMVIARLIHGEIRTLEKMGEKVQLGAGLDANNNLTEEAQERALDCLRRFAQRLQGMPTGAVQIVGTNALRIARNAHAFMDRAEQVLGFPVEIIAGREEARLIYLGVSHTLSDDTGRRLVMDIGGGSTEFIIGERFEAQELESLHMGCVSFRNRYFPDGKIQRKQMDKALTHAAQELLNIRHRFRALGWQSAVGSSGSIKAISSVLANLKLTNGTITLDALRELRQRLVDMGSVDRLADLGVRSDRQSIFPSGLAILLAAFESLEIESMTYSDGALREGLLYDIVGRIQHEDVRERTIQALKGRYDVDNAHSAAVEETAITAFRQVADAWGINTEFDEELLRWACRLHEIGLTISHSQYHKHGAYLLRYSDLSGFSQQAQRNLATLVRGHRRKFSSAVFEDCDPDDVPRLQHLCILLRLAVLLQHPRNMDQPAGFKLVANSDMELTVSFAEGWLEERPLTLADLENEREYLARQKFVLNVG; encoded by the coding sequence GTGACGGCCCGCAACCCCGCCACCGAACCCGAGCTGCTGGCAGCCATCGACATGGGTTCCAACAGTTTCCACATGGTGATCGCCCGCCTGATCCACGGCGAAATCCGAACCCTCGAAAAAATGGGAGAAAAGGTCCAGCTCGGTGCCGGCCTCGACGCCAACAACAACCTGACCGAAGAGGCCCAGGAACGAGCGCTGGATTGCCTGCGGCGATTTGCCCAACGCCTGCAGGGCATGCCCACCGGCGCGGTGCAGATCGTCGGCACCAACGCGCTGCGTATCGCCCGCAATGCCCACGCCTTTATGGACCGGGCGGAACAGGTCCTGGGTTTTCCCGTGGAAATCATCGCCGGCCGTGAAGAAGCGCGCCTGATTTATCTGGGCGTGTCCCACACCCTCTCGGACGACACCGGGCGACGCCTGGTGATGGACATCGGCGGCGGCAGTACGGAATTCATCATTGGCGAGCGATTCGAGGCGCAGGAGCTGGAAAGCCTGCACATGGGTTGCGTGTCGTTTCGCAACCGCTACTTCCCCGATGGCAAGATCCAGCGCAAGCAGATGGACAAGGCGCTCACCCATGCCGCCCAGGAACTACTCAACATTCGCCATCGATTCCGCGCTTTGGGCTGGCAAAGTGCCGTGGGCTCCTCCGGATCGATCAAGGCGATCTCATCCGTGCTCGCTAACCTCAAGCTGACCAACGGCACCATTACACTGGATGCATTGCGAGAACTGCGACAGCGTCTGGTGGACATGGGTTCGGTGGATCGATTAGCCGACCTTGGCGTTCGCTCTGACCGCCAAAGTATCTTCCCTTCGGGACTGGCCATCCTCCTGGCCGCCTTCGAGTCTTTGGAGATCGAATCGATGACCTACAGTGACGGCGCCCTGCGCGAAGGTCTGCTTTACGATATTGTCGGCCGCATCCAGCACGAGGACGTACGCGAGCGCACGATCCAGGCCCTGAAAGGCCGCTACGATGTCGACAACGCACATTCGGCAGCCGTCGAAGAGACGGCGATAACGGCTTTCCGACAGGTCGCCGATGCCTGGGGCATCAACACTGAATTCGATGAGGAACTGCTACGCTGGGCTTGCCGACTCCACGAGATTGGCCTGACCATCTCCCACAGCCAGTACCACAAGCACGGCGCCTACCTGTTACGCTACTCCGATCTTTCCGGCTTTTCGCAACAGGCCCAACGGAATCTCGCAACCCTGGTCCGCGGACATCGCCGCAAGTTTTCCAGCGCGGTATTCGAGGACTGCGACCCGGATGACGTACCGCGCCTGCAACACCTGTGCATCCTGCTGCGACTGGCCGTGCTCCTGCAGCACCCGCGCAACATGGACCAGCCGGCCGGCTTCAAGCTGGTCGCAAACAGCGACATGGAACTGACTGTGAGCTTTGCCGAAGGTTGGCTGGAAGAGCGCCCGCTCACGCTAGCCGACCTGGAGAATGAGCGCGAATACCTCGCTCGCCAGAAGTTCGTGCTGAACGTCGGCTAG
- the moaE gene encoding molybdopterin synthase catalytic subunit MoaE, giving the protein MIRIQTEDFDVGTEIAALENNGRSGAIATFTGLVRNRGDRQDVAALFLEHYPGMTENVIADLIDQARGRWTIDDARVIHRVGHLPLGDRIVFVGVSSAHRQDAFAACEFIMDALKTSAPFWKKEITADGESHWVEQKDSDREKAKGWGNG; this is encoded by the coding sequence ATGATTCGCATCCAGACCGAAGATTTCGACGTCGGTACCGAAATAGCCGCTTTGGAGAACAACGGCCGCTCCGGCGCCATCGCCACGTTCACCGGATTGGTTCGCAACCGTGGCGACCGGCAAGACGTAGCAGCCCTTTTCCTTGAACACTACCCCGGCATGACCGAAAACGTCATCGCCGACCTGATCGACCAGGCCCGCGGCCGTTGGACCATTGACGACGCCCGCGTGATTCACCGGGTCGGCCATCTGCCCCTGGGTGATCGTATCGTCTTCGTCGGCGTATCCAGTGCCCACCGGCAAGATGCCTTCGCGGCCTGCGAGTTCATCATGGATGCCTTGAAAACCTCTGCCCCCTTCTGGAAGAAAGAAATCACGGCTGACGGCGAATCTCACTGGGTGGAGCAGAAGGACAGCGACCGGGAAAAGGCGAAAGGTTGGGGTAACGGCTAG
- a CDS encoding 2Fe-2S iron-sulfur cluster-binding protein, with protein sequence MSTEDPVPVRIEPAGLEFIAPVSDDLLTAARRAGIALRWACRNGVCELCEARLTQGQVFNTRTRNNEFPPAIIMLCRSQPCGPVELEIEEVMAPGSNPPQQVQAKVADITPLNHDVYRVTLELPRRREINFHAGQYLSVRLPGAAPSYFSIASSPTESTIELHVQAATDWASAQRVMDTFHEEGQVTLELPHGRACLASVPDKPLLLIAAGTGFAQMKSIVDYLHEAEVSQPVLLYWGVRRHEDMYLRSLAQQWHEQWPVFSFLPVVGDDDDNDWSGHHDQLIRAVLAGGHDWSGVEVMASGSPPMVYTLMDALVEAGLPESAFYSDVLEYAPRG encoded by the coding sequence ATGAGCACCGAGGACCCGGTACCGGTTCGGATTGAGCCGGCAGGTCTCGAATTCATCGCCCCGGTTTCGGACGACTTGCTGACCGCAGCCCGCCGCGCCGGAATCGCCCTTCGCTGGGCCTGCCGAAATGGCGTCTGCGAACTTTGCGAAGCCCGGCTGACACAGGGGCAGGTGTTCAACACCCGCACCCGTAACAACGAATTCCCGCCCGCCATCATTATGCTGTGCCGTAGCCAGCCATGCGGGCCGGTCGAACTGGAGATCGAGGAGGTTATGGCCCCAGGTTCTAATCCGCCGCAGCAGGTGCAGGCGAAGGTTGCAGACATCACTCCGCTGAACCATGATGTCTACCGCGTTACCCTGGAACTGCCCCGGCGTCGGGAAATCAACTTCCATGCCGGTCAGTACCTGTCCGTGCGTTTGCCCGGTGCCGCTCCGTCCTATTTCTCCATTGCCAGCAGTCCGACCGAGTCGACCATCGAACTGCATGTGCAGGCCGCGACGGACTGGGCCTCCGCACAACGGGTTATGGATACCTTTCACGAAGAGGGTCAGGTGACCCTGGAGCTGCCGCACGGTAGAGCCTGCCTGGCTTCCGTTCCAGACAAGCCGCTCTTGCTTATCGCAGCAGGTACCGGCTTTGCCCAGATGAAGAGCATCGTCGATTACCTGCATGAAGCCGAAGTGTCGCAGCCGGTCCTGCTTTACTGGGGCGTTCGTCGGCACGAGGACATGTACTTACGCTCCCTGGCCCAGCAATGGCACGAGCAGTGGCCGGTGTTTTCCTTCCTGCCCGTGGTGGGTGATGACGACGATAACGACTGGAGTGGCCACCACGACCAGCTCATCAGGGCCGTTCTCGCGGGCGGCCACGATTGGTCCGGGGTCGAAGTCATGGCCAGCGGCTCGCCGCCGATGGTGTATACGTTGATGGATGCGCTGGTTGAGGCAGGGTTGCCGGAGTCGGCGTTTTATTCGGACGTGCTTGAGTACGCCCCGCGGGGCTAG
- the glp gene encoding gephyrin-like molybdotransferase Glp, producing the protein MGPTEGLTRLEDALDHLLPRAKPIEGTETLPLTQALGRILAGDAKVPADVPPADNSAVDGYAVRIADLAGQPLPISQRIPAGEASVPLEPGTAARIFTGASIPAGADAVLMQEHVELIDKSITTGRTPEPGQNIRPRGQDLSAGSTALEAGTRLRPQELGLLASIGVANVTVQRKVRVAILTTGDELVAPGQPLQAGKIYNTNRFTLDALLQQLHCDVIALGDVADTREDTLSALERASAEADLILSSGGVSVGEEDHVRAAMEALGDVSLWRLALKPGKPLAFGSVKGTPMLGLPGNPAAVLVTFLVVAAPFIHRQQGRTNKPAAPYVLPANFTVERASPRREFVRARRVEIDNQSWIEPHPNQSSGMLSSACWAEGLAVVPEDRTIARGDRLDFYSFNDLLG; encoded by the coding sequence ATGGGACCGACTGAAGGCCTGACTCGACTGGAAGATGCCCTGGATCATCTGCTGCCCCGCGCCAAACCGATCGAAGGCACGGAAACACTGCCCCTGACCCAAGCCCTGGGCCGTATCCTTGCCGGCGATGCCAAGGTTCCGGCTGACGTGCCACCGGCTGATAACAGCGCTGTCGACGGCTACGCGGTCCGCATTGCAGACCTTGCCGGCCAGCCATTGCCCATCAGTCAACGGATTCCCGCGGGTGAAGCGTCCGTACCGCTGGAACCAGGCACCGCTGCACGCATCTTTACCGGCGCCTCGATACCTGCGGGCGCCGATGCTGTGTTGATGCAGGAGCATGTCGAACTGATCGACAAGAGCATCACTACCGGACGGACCCCCGAGCCCGGGCAGAACATCAGACCCCGGGGGCAGGATCTGAGCGCTGGCAGCACCGCACTCGAAGCAGGCACCCGGCTGCGTCCCCAGGAACTGGGTTTGTTGGCTTCGATTGGCGTTGCCAACGTCACCGTGCAGCGAAAGGTCCGGGTCGCGATTCTCACAACCGGCGACGAACTGGTCGCGCCGGGTCAGCCGCTGCAAGCGGGAAAGATCTACAATACCAACCGATTCACCCTGGACGCGCTGCTGCAACAATTGCACTGCGATGTCATCGCCCTGGGCGATGTCGCAGACACCCGCGAGGACACGCTTTCCGCACTGGAGCGAGCCAGCGCCGAAGCCGACCTGATCCTCTCCAGCGGCGGCGTTTCGGTAGGGGAAGAAGACCACGTGCGTGCGGCCATGGAAGCCCTGGGAGACGTATCCCTCTGGCGGCTGGCATTGAAACCAGGCAAGCCACTGGCTTTCGGGTCGGTCAAGGGAACGCCGATGCTGGGGCTGCCCGGCAATCCGGCCGCGGTACTGGTCACCTTCCTGGTCGTAGCTGCACCGTTTATCCACCGCCAGCAGGGACGGACCAACAAGCCTGCCGCGCCCTACGTATTGCCGGCCAATTTCACCGTCGAGCGTGCTTCGCCCAGACGGGAATTCGTGCGCGCACGCCGTGTCGAAATCGATAACCAGAGCTGGATCGAACCCCACCCCAACCAGAGCTCAGGCATGCTAAGCTCGGCGTGCTGGGCTGAAGGTCTTGCCGTGGTTCCCGAGGATCGGACGATCGCCCGGGGTGACCGATTGGACTTCTATTCCTTCAACGACTTACTGGGATGA